A single Cucumis melo cultivar AY chromosome 4, USDA_Cmelo_AY_1.0, whole genome shotgun sequence DNA region contains:
- the LOC103486818 gene encoding uncharacterized protein LOC103486818, with product MKRQNSFLSSSSSSQLQISSDNLLRHSHSRRSRSFGCVSSLLHFLSNSHKRRNKSITFVHNSIHELDDTISVSKTSPSPKHDSAANLLFFSSDSSRIAERSDSTMLTTTVERFRGARGPIVRLMGLESSTAEEEKQRQVMEALEKCERDLKALKEFIDAFESTESFRSLSPAGEGKRIELMVLKQQEEGSPVAEELSWPWHLLNRHGFNNSMIFHRPSANSGRIQSQQIQQMQRKKQEDQEDHMMMLNTVSKFDRTKNKTHEIVIGNWKLSEKAKELSPSLCRSNKVAMRESVEEVFKDIFWGQKKELGRIGLTLQNQICGDLIEELVKDLNFSFTFTYYTSLPFQACKRSLCF from the exons ATGAAGAGACAAAACAGCTTCttgtcatcttcttcttcttcacaactCCAAATTTCCTCCGATAATCTCCTCCGCCACAGCCACAGCCGCCGTTCCCGATCCTTCGGCTGTGTCTCCAGCCTCCTCCATTTCCTCTCTAACAGCCACAAGCGCCGCAACAAATCAATCACATTCG TCCACAACAGCATTCACGAACTCGACGATACCATTTCCGTATCCAAAACTTCTCCATCTCCAAAACATGATTCCGCCGCTAATCTCCTGTTTTTCTCATCCGATTCATCGCGGATTGCGGAAAGATCCGATTCCACCATGTTGACAACGACGGTGGAGAGATTTCGAGGAGCGAGAGGTCCGATCGTGAGGTTGATGGGACTAGAAAGCTCCACGGCGGAGGAGGAAAAGCAGAGGCAGGTTATGGAAGCTTTGGAGAAATGTGAACGGGATCTTAAGGCGCTGAAGGAGTTCATCGATGCGTTTGAGTCGACAGAGAGTTTTAGATCGTTGTCTCCGGCTGGTGAAGGGAAAAGGATTGAGTTGATGGTGTTGAAACAGCAGGAGGAGGGTAGTCCGGTGGCGGAAGAGCTGAGTTGGCCGTGGCATTTGCTTAACCGCCATGGCTTCAACAACTCCATGATCTTCCACCGGCCGTCTGCAAATTCCG GAAGAATACAATCACAGCAAATTCAACAAATGCAAAGGAAGAAACAAGAAGATCAGGAGGATCATATGATGATGTTGAATACTGTAAGCAAATTTGAtagaacaaaaaacaaaacccaTGAAATAGTAATTGGTAACTGGAAATTAAGTGAAAAGGCAAAAGAGTTATCTCCTTCACTATGTAGAAGTAATAAGGTGGCAATGAGAGAGAGTGTAGAAGAAGTGTTCAAAGACATTTTTTGGGGTCAAAAGAAGGAATTGGGAAGAATAGGATTGACTTTACAAAATCAAATTTGTGGGGATTTGATTGAAGAGTTAGTTAaagatttgaattttagtttTACTTTTACTTATTATACTTCACTACCCTTTCAAGCTTGCAAGAGAAGCCTTTGTTtctag